One genomic region from Deltaproteobacteria bacterium encodes:
- a CDS encoding heme-binding protein — MAQSSARLSLEKAAIIVDETLAEARRLELRPMAVAVLDDGGHLKAFKREDGASILRPQVAIGKAWGSLGMGGSSRSIADRLNERPTFLAALTALADGKVVPAAGGLLIRDGDDVVGAVGVSGGTSDEDEDIARVGVAAAGLECFD, encoded by the coding sequence ATGGCACAAAGCAGCGCGAGACTGAGCCTTGAAAAGGCCGCGATCATTGTCGACGAGACCCTGGCCGAAGCCCGCCGGCTGGAACTCAGGCCCATGGCCGTCGCCGTGCTCGACGACGGCGGCCACCTCAAGGCCTTCAAGCGCGAGGACGGCGCCAGCATCCTGCGCCCGCAGGTCGCCATCGGCAAGGCCTGGGGCTCCCTGGGCATGGGCGGCTCCAGCCGCTCCATCGCCGACCGCCTCAACGAGCGACCGACCTTCCTCGCCGCCCTCACGGCACTGGCCGACGGCAAGGTCGTGCCTGCCGCGGGTGGCCTCCTGATCCGCGACGGCGACGACGTGGTCGGCGCCGTCGGCGTCAGCGGCGGCACCTCCGACGAGGACGAGGACATCGCGCGGGTGGGGGTGGCCGCGGCGGGGCTGGAGTGCTTCGACTGA